A stretch of Henckelia pumila isolate YLH828 chromosome 4, ASM3356847v2, whole genome shotgun sequence DNA encodes these proteins:
- the LOC140865547 gene encoding small ribosomal subunit protein eS12-like, whose amino-acid sequence MSGEEPVVVETPAPVLGEPMDIMTALQLVLRKSQAHGGLTRGLHEGAKAIEKHAAQLCVLAEDCNQPDYIKLVKALCADHNVNLITVPSAKSLGEWAGLCKIDSEGKARKVVGASCVVVKDFGEESEGLHIVQEYVKSH is encoded by the exons ATGTCTGG AGAAGAGCCTGTTGTTGTGGAGACACCTGCACCAGTTCTTGGTGAGCCCATGGACATAATGACAGCGTTGCAACTCGTGCTTAGAAAGTCACAGGCTCATGGGGGTCTTACTCGTGGCCTTCATGAAGGTGCCAAAGCAATCGAGAAGCACGCTGCCCAGCTTTGTGTATTGGCTGAAGACTGCAACCAACCAGACTACATCAAGTTGGTGAAGGCATTGTGCGCCGACCATAACGTCAACCTGATAACTGTTCCAAGTGCCAAGTCTCTTGGTGAATGGGCTGGT TTGTGCAAGATTGATTCGGAAGGAAAGGCGAGGAAAGTTGTCGGGGCCTCTTGTGTTGTTGTGAAG GATTTTGGCGAGGAAAGTGAAGGCCTCCACATCGTTCAAGAGTATGTCAAGTCTCACTGA